One Heterodontus francisci isolate sHetFra1 chromosome 3, sHetFra1.hap1, whole genome shotgun sequence DNA window includes the following coding sequences:
- the LOC137352530 gene encoding LOW QUALITY PROTEIN: trace amine-associated receptor 4-like (The sequence of the model RefSeq protein was modified relative to this genomic sequence to represent the inferred CDS: inserted 2 bases in 1 codon) codes for MYIFFTTVILITVLGNLGVIISILHFKQLQTPTNFLILSLAVTDFLVGLIVLPYSMVRSVESCWYFGDLFCKIHLSLDIILTLASIYHLCFIAIDRYYAMCXLRYSTKITLPALISFIWMFSTVYGFSLVFSDIIIQGIEDYIRAISCEGSCVLIFNKLWGHLNPLIGFLGPTFTILITYIKIFLVARKSARVIGNMTRKPQPKEEDNTEISHKKEHKAAKKLGIVIGVYIICWLPFTISIIIDPYIEFSTPIILFDAFVWIGYINSTFNPMIYAFCYS; via the exons ATGTATATCTTCTTTACAACAGTTATATTAATTACAGTCTTGGGAAACTTGGGAGTGATTATTTCAATTTTACATTTTAAACAGCTCCAAACTCCCACTAACTTTCTCATTCTTTCCTTGGCTGTTACTGATTTTTTAGTGGGTCTTATTGTGTTGCCCTACAGCATGGTCAGATCTGTTGAATCATGTTGGTATTTTGGGGATTTGTTTTGTAAAATTCATTTGAGTTTGGATATCATTTTGACATTAGCATCAATTTACCACTTGTGTTTTATTGCAATTGACCGTTATTATGCTATGTG TTTGCGCTACTCCACAAAAATTACACTGCCTGCTCTTATTTCATTCATTTGGATGTTTTCTACTGTGTATGGGTTTAGTTTAGTCTTTTCTGACATTATAATACAAGGAATAGAGGATTACATCAGGGCAATTTCTTGCGAGGGCAGCTGTGTGCTCATATTTAATAAGCTTTGGGGACATTTGAATCCACTGATTGGATTTCTTGGCCCCACTTTTACCATTCTAATTACTTACATCAAAATCTTTCTTGTGGCAAGAAAATCCGCTCGGGTAATTGGAAATATGACAAGGAAACCCCAGCCTAAAGAGGAAGACAATACAGAAATTTCTCACAAGAAAGAACATAAGGCTGCTAAAAAACTGGGAATAGTAATCGGAGTCTATATAATCTGCTGGCTGCCTTTCACCATAAGCATTATTATTGACCCATATATTGAGTTCAGCACACCAATAATTTTATTTGATGCATTTGTTTGGATTGGTTATATTAATTCCACTTTTAATCCAATGATTTATGCTTTTTGTTACTCCTAG